In Mytilus edulis chromosome 4, xbMytEdul2.2, whole genome shotgun sequence, the following proteins share a genomic window:
- the LOC139520498 gene encoding uncharacterized protein — translation MAFSKSVIRSQIPINCNLCETEKNIKWKCLTCGVLMCSTCKDKIHLRIAKDHKVVDIKNVGLPVEELDFTNIKCKEHSEQSTCLFCTKCDKLVCPTCVSKVHKKHDLTEISDAYNLKIDKLKKGQRKLQKEKYEIIATKDQLNQFQNAENSNYTKVSADILNHEKVLKQAVEKHIEKLRNELEQNHKASSKVNEECIKAISKSERQIDEKYSDVQDFIRTTDISKFFQNVNRIEKSTEVSVTKPEILRRTKLQFIPGEITQSNIGVLQSIDIPLPKVNASLGVVNQYQTNLSTVSYLSPCPDDSLWIACAIDEVLQKLKPKGTKLKTISTFNMDVYGMAVTATDDLLVSTGKSRLQMISSTTGKVTNSVYDINPFLAIDIHITSGDQVIVGGVTDEGRRAVFVLNKNGDHEAVYEHDKHNQPIFDYPSDITTTSNGNIHVSDSDPNGDRSKVVVLGKAGDVINIYNGDTEINKKVPFSPAGIVTTPRDNVIVVDIDIDTLHILNNSGHLITYIKTTDNGIERPYSLAFSQTGQLYIGCSKPGDSTAKEAKIYKVNISGC, via the coding sequence ATGGCGTTTTCTAAATCAGTTATAAGAAGCCAGATCCCCATAAACTGTAATCTATGTGAAACGGAAAAGAATATCAAATGGAAATGCCTGACCTGTGGAGTTCTAATGTGCAGTACATGTAAAGATAAAATACATCTGAGAATTGCTAAAGATCATAAGGTAGTGGACATCAAGAATGTAGGGCTGCCTGTTGAAGAATTGGATTTTACCAATATCAAATGTAAAGAACATTCAGAACAATCTACTTGccttttttgtacaaaatgtgaCAAACTTGTTTGCCCTACTTGTGTTTCCAAGGTTCACAAGAAACATGATCTAACAGAAATAAGTGATGCATATAACTTGAAGATAGACAAACTGAAAAAAGGACAAAGAAAGCTGCAAAAGGAAAAATATGAAATCATTGCGACCAAGGATCAACTGAACCAGTTTCAAAATGCTGAGAATTCAAATTATACCAAAGTAAGCGCAGATATTCTTAACCATGAGAAAGTTTTGAAGCAAGCAGTTGAAAAACATATAGAAAAACTTAGAAATGAGTTAGAGCAGAACCACAAAGCTTCTTCCAAAGTGAATGAAGAATGTATCAAAGCCATTTCAAAAAGTGAGAGACAAATAGACGAAAAGTATAGTGATGTTCAAGATTTCATTCGTACCACTGACATTTCTAAATTTTTCCAAAATGTCAACAGAATTGAGAAATCAACAGAGGTATCGGTTACAAAACCTGAAATATTACGCAGAACAAAACTACAATTTATTCCAGGAGAGATAACTCAGTCTAACATTGGAGTATTACAAAGTATAGACATACCATTACCTAAAGTAAATGCTTCTCTTGGTGTTGTAAATCAATATCAAACTAATCTTTCCACGGTTAGTTATTTATCTCCATGTCCTGATGATTCACTGTGGATAGCTTGTGCCATTGATGAAGTGCTACAGAAATTAAAACCTAAAGGAACCAAACTGAAGACAATATCAACCTTCAACATGGACGTCTATGGTATGGCAGTAACTGCAACTGATGATCTACTTGTGTCAACAGGGAAATCCAGACTTCAAATGATCAGCAGTACCACTGGTAAAGTAACAAACAGTGTGTATGACATTAATCCTTTCCTTGCTATAGACATTCATATCACCAGTGGAGATCAGGTCATTGTAGGAGGTGTTACTGATGAAGGAAGAAGAGCTGTGTTTGTATTAAATAAGAATGGAGACCATGAAGCTGTGTATGAACACGACAAACATAATCAACCTATATTTGATTATCCCAGCGATATTACTACAACCAGCAATGGTAATATACATGTGTCAGACTCTGATCCAAATGGAGACAGAAGTAAAGTGGTTGTTTTAGGAAAGGCAGGTGatgtgataaatatatataatgggGATACAGAAATCAACAAGAAGGTACCATTCAGTCCAGCAGGAATAGTGACAACACCAAGAGACAATGTCATTGTAGTTGATATTGATATAGATACTCTCCACATCCTGAACAACTCTGGACACCTGATTACATACATAAAGACAACAGACAATGGAATAGAACGTCCTTATTCCCTTGCCTTCTCTCAAACGGGACAGCTCTATATAGGATGTTCTAAACCTGGAGACAGTACAGCCAAGGAAGCCAAGATATATAAAGTGAATATATCAGGATGCTAA